One region of bacterium genomic DNA includes:
- a CDS encoding GIY-YIG nuclease family protein: MDVSTVYILQCSDNSYYTGKTDKKVELRLWEHQNGVYRGYTSTRRPVKLVWSQGFPTYIEAISVERQIKRWSRAKKEALIKGDFELLHELAKCRNETHYAKKL, from the coding sequence ATGGATGTCTCTACAGTATATATATTACAATGCTCCGACAACAGTTACTACACCGGTAAGACCGACAAGAAAGTGGAGCTTCGTTTGTGGGAACATCAGAACGGGGTATACAGGGGATACACATCAACACGCAGGCCGGTGAAATTGGTGTGGTCGCAGGGATTTCCTACGTATATAGAAGCAATTTCGGTAGAACGCCAGATCAAGCGCTGGTCACGGGCAAAGAAGGAAGCGCTCATCAAAGGTGATTTTGAATTGTTGCATGAATTAGCGAAATGCAGGAATGAGACACATTATGCAAAAAAGTTGTAA
- a CDS encoding restriction endonuclease subunit S yields MNKNNWKEVPLKDILAEFESGKRPKGGVGGIESGIPSIGGEHLASDGGFNFKNIKFVPKEFARSMSKGWIKKNDILVVKDGATTGKVSYIPENFPHSKAVINEHVFRCKVFEEIDSKFVFLYMWSERGKRQILSDFRGAAQGGISTGFVNRVIVPLPPLPEQKRIVAKIEELFSDLDKAVESLKKAQAQLKTYRQAVLKYAFEGRLTHKNIKPGQLPEGWKWVKLGDVAETCLGKMLDKQKNKGEFEPYLRNISVRWFEFNLTDLEKMRFTKDENVRYSVEYNDLVVCEGGEPGRAAIWKDKSSSIKIQKALHRVRFGSGAIPDYFLYFLYLTAHNGVLKKYFTGTTIKHLTGKRLNEVVFPLTTVAEQKSIVAEIETRLSEADYMEKTIIQSIEKAEATRQSILKKAFEGRLV; encoded by the coding sequence GTGAATAAAAACAATTGGAAAGAAGTTCCACTGAAAGACATTTTGGCGGAATTTGAAAGTGGAAAGAGGCCAAAGGGTGGTGTTGGTGGAATTGAATCAGGAATACCAAGCATTGGCGGGGAACATTTGGCTTCGGATGGCGGTTTCAATTTTAAGAATATCAAGTTTGTGCCAAAAGAGTTCGCTCGATCAATGAGCAAGGGTTGGATTAAGAAGAATGATATATTGGTTGTAAAGGACGGTGCGACTACCGGAAAAGTCAGTTATATTCCTGAAAACTTTCCTCATTCAAAGGCCGTCATCAATGAACATGTTTTTCGTTGTAAAGTTTTTGAAGAAATTGATTCGAAATTTGTCTTCCTTTATATGTGGAGTGAAAGAGGAAAGAGACAAATCCTTTCAGATTTCAGAGGTGCAGCTCAGGGTGGGATCAGTACTGGGTTTGTGAATCGAGTAATTGTTCCCCTTCCACCTCTACCCGAACAAAAACGCATCGTCGCGAAGATCGAGGAATTATTCAGCGATCTGGATAAGGCGGTGGAGTCGCTGAAAAAAGCCCAGGCCCAGCTCAAGACTTACCGCCAAGCCGTCCTCAAATACGCCTTCGAAGGCCGCCTCACACACAAGAATATCAAACCCGGCCAATTGCCGGAGGGATGGAAGTGGGTGAAGCTGGGGGATGTAGCAGAAACATGTCTTGGGAAGATGTTAGACAAACAAAAAAATAAAGGAGAATTTGAGCCCTATCTTCGGAATATCAGTGTCAGGTGGTTTGAATTCAATCTGACTGATCTTGAAAAAATGCGCTTCACGAAAGATGAAAATGTTAGATATTCAGTTGAATACAACGATTTAGTTGTATGTGAAGGAGGGGAACCTGGACGTGCAGCTATTTGGAAGGACAAATCATCTTCGATAAAAATTCAGAAAGCACTGCACAGAGTTCGATTCGGATCAGGAGCAATTCCTGACTACTTTTTATATTTTTTGTATCTAACTGCTCACAACGGTGTTTTAAAAAAATATTTCACAGGGACAACGATCAAACATTTAACAGGCAAAAGATTGAACGAGGTTGTTTTTCCGTTGACCACAGTAGCTGAGCAGAAGTCGATTGTAGCCGAAATAGAAACCCGTCTTTCCGAAGCAGACTATATGGAAAAGACGATCATTCAAAGCATAGAAAAAGCTGAAGCGACGCGGCAGAGTATATTGAAGAAGGCGTTTGAAGGGAGATTGGTGTGA